GACCCCTTCTCTGTGTAAGCGGTATTCAAGTGCAAGAACAAGGTACTTCTCAAAATACtcggataaagatgaaaatgctATGTTCGTTGAAGCACAAGAatcttcataatcatcatcaaccTGCTAAGCATGtaagtaaacattttttttcttttttgcatgtGTAGTCTTTATTTCAGTATATAATCACGATTTGTGAGCGTAGGGTAATGTAGGGGAAAATCACCTTGGCTGTAGGGAAAATTAGTCATGGAAGCGTGGCAACACTGCACTACACTCGTGTCGAGGACTCGGTCAGACTCAACTGTTGCTTCGTCTATACCTGCGTTACCCCGCTTATGTACAGACGGTCCCGTACTAGATGAAGCAGCCTTCCTACTTTTACTTTACCTAGAGTCATATATCAGCTCAAGGGATTTTGATAGGTAAATATCATTGGCTAGAACGAGTGACTTATATTACACACTTCCTTTCTCAACCCCACTTCATGTTCCCCTCCccattcattttcttgtctctctctctctctctctctctctctctctctctctctctctctctctctctcgatttgaATATAGGGACTACCTTTGcttgctttattttatctaGAAGTGTACATTTTTTTGATGAGAGATTCATAATGTGATGAGGTATACCTCACatcattatacatttttttttatttataccacgtggtcttttcacgagaatttatgggttaaaggggatacttttttgggtacctcctatctcaaagcccacccgctatgaAACCGTTGCCTGAAtgaagaagcccaacctacactctgaccgtgtacaggattcgaatccgcgcgcttggagacccctcagaccccaaagcacgcatgtttccactgtaccataagaaagaataaatgaaccaTATACGTATTACCTACCATATATAAtaggaaaatgtaaaatgatagGGTATTAGGAAAATATGACTGAGTTCTAGAATAAAAATTTGTATTACGACATGTCATGTTGGAAGTTAAACATAAATccctcctgaaaaaaaaaaaaaaaaacgtaaatgaagaaaaagaaaattataatggaTTAAAAGTGTTTCTAAGACAATGAATGAGAAGTAACACTAGTTGTTATTCATACGAAAAGCCAATATCTAAAATTCTACAAATTACATAAAGAGGGAAGCGTGCAGAGGGAATTATATGAAGACATTCTCTATTGGTggcaaaatacatgaaaaaaaaaaaaatcataaaactttGCCCAAACTGAGTGACTAGGGCAATGTATTGCAGATGGAGCTTAGCAGAGTGACATGATGTCAAGTATGGAAGAGACAAAAGACCTAAGTGGGGACAGGGCAATATAATAAGATCTTaaacacagaaagaaacagTAGTGGAGGTAATAATACAAAGGAAATTATAAGCAAAAGgttatgtaaatgaaaaaaaagtgagaaatattAGAGTGATTGTCATGAAGAAtgatataatgaagaaaattgtaACGTCTTCTGCATGACCTAATGTGAAAATATATATGCAACAATGGTTCAGAattctcattaaaaaaaataccaaactaAGAAAGTGCAAAAGAGTACAGTATcaacaaaatgaataacaagTCTTTAAATTCAAAGTTATCAAGAGAGATTACTGAAGCTATAGAACAATGAACTGAGAAGCACAAACACTCTTTCAATTCCCCCAACCATAACACAAGGACATTATAAAGGATGTATAGAAATGTTTTCCTAAGAGATCATTACATCTGTGGATTGGATCATCAGAGGAAGGGGTACAAGCACATAGTAAAATGGCAAtttcaaagaaaatataatatttAGAAGTAAGAAATCAATGACAAATACAAATAATTACACATATACAACATAGTGAACAAATGTAAACAGAAACCTGAGATAGAAAAGTGAATGGCAAAatgaaatattgatataatATTGCAAAGTTAAAAAGGTGGAAGGACATATGTGGATGATAAGGAGATGAGTGAAATTATGAATAAGAGTTTTAAATCCACATTCAAAATGTTACCAAATTTTTGTATTACCTGCATATGGAGTGTCATATGAAGAGTTACATGAAATCAAGGTGGAACAATATGAACTCTACAAGCTGTTTAGTGACTTGGATGTTAGAAAAGGTTGATTTATGTTTTCAAGACAGGCCAACATGAGTATAGTTTCCCTTCCCATATACCACAACTATGTGAATACATTTAAGTGAATATGGTTGCACAGATACATAAATACACTCACACATGCATACATCAATTTCTTTTACACCTTCACACTTTCTGTAATACTTGAGACcaattttaacccattcagtactaggatgtgttttcatattctgcttactatttagtgattttatacagattcactAACTTATGTggtggttaaaatagtgaagactggtcattaatcttctgacatccatagacccttcctaatgtaaagaaaatcatataatcatgcccaaaactcaaagtaaaaagtgtctcaatactgaagaggttaacccaaTGGAATCTACGACAAAGAAGACCAATATCCAATGACCACACTAAGTGTATAATGATAAGCAGCAAAATCTACCTGGGCATTTCTGCATCAAGGAGTAAGAGCAGAAGTGATTTATTTCCCACTCACCATAACACACTAGCCTGTGCTTCTTCACACATCTCACCTAACTGGACTGAATGTGGGCAAATTTTATCTTATCATAGGCAACTAATATTCTTCCTTACAACAAGACCATGCCTTTTCATCAAAACTTTTCTTCATACTCTCTACAATTTTAGTCATAGTCTTTCCCTTACTGTTACACAACATCTCACCAATTACCTGCTCTCCTTCCACCCTACACCTTCCTTTTTTTGATATACCAAACAACCAACACTTCCATTGTCTATTAACACCTAGACCTTCATATAACACTTCCTGCTCTGCTCAACCAGTTCAACACAAgttctcctttccatctcctcatTTCTCACTTTATCCAGTTGTAAATCCACTGATGTTGATAATCTCCCATTCATGTTCCTCATACTAGTCATCACTTATCCCTACATTTCATGTTTCAGCAGCATATGTACAAAGCTCTAAGTATTATTTTTCGTGCATCCAATTCTCTGCATTCATTCCAAGCATCCTACAACCTAACTCATCACTAACACCATACCCCACCTTTACATCTTTTTGCTTCATTAGATCcaatttctatatttatttccttatccaaAACTTGTGACTTAAAATGCCATCTACCATTTGTCATGCTTCCACAATATTTTTAGTTTCACTTGCTCTTAGTTTCCTTCTTATATGGACCCTTTCAAATTCCTCCAACAGTAACTTGAATCTCTCTTCTGGGTCACCCAGCAACACAGTATCATCTGCAGCCAGCAGGTGATTCCAACTAAagcatctttctttctatttcttactATTAAAGCAAAGCCTCCCTTATTATTCATATCTTTTATCTCACTCACAATTACTTTCCTAAATGgatgaagaaaactgaaaatgaaTGTAAAATCCAAGTCACAACACAGCCCTCTAAATCTCCCTCAGGTAGCCAAGCAAAATGTATCAATGGTGACAGGTTGGTGAGTTTCAAGGTAATGTGTTCTACAATGACACTCTGCATGACTAGTAAGACTTGTAGGAAGTACAGCATTAACAGGTCATAGAAAGAGAGATTCCTCAATGAAACTGGATAAAAGACTAAATTATCAAACATACTACAAACTACTatatagaaaggaaaactaCTTGTAATAGGATCATACAACTATTTCAACTAGAAATGGACAACACAACAAATCCAAGATTTATTTGTCAAAACAAACATAATTATGCAGAGTATTAATAAAACTGAGACTTCTAGTTAATTCCAAGAAAGCGGGGTACAAATAATGCTGATGTCACACAAAAGAAGCAATGCTATAGCCATAATGCAACTCTGATCACACATGCATGTTAACCCATACAATATTTAGCAGGTACGTACATAAATGTATATCTTAAGCATGTGTTTAGTCTTTAGAGTGTATATATGCatctaattttgtttttatccaTGTTACAGCATTAGTAAAGCatatgatatagaaaaaaaatgcatcagaGTAATTGGGAAGGAAAACTATAATTCATAAGAGTCATAGTATATGGTGTGTTCTATTTTTTGAGAAGTGTGGCTATAGTAACCATGTCCTTGAGACATGGGGAACTGCTAAATGCATAGCCTACCATTTTGTTaagtgtagaaattttgtttatttacaggTATTATTCATAATGTAAAGAAGTACTTATCTACTACACACACTGTGACTAAAGGGTTGTGAAAATTGTatgtaaaagcaaaaataaaagttttgaaAATATGCTAATAAAATTCTATATTCCTAGTGAGCtctaagaagaggagaaatctaAGACTCAAAATCACATGGTACTCATAGCTTCACTTCCATTCATGACAAAATATATCAATGTACAGGGTAACCATTATCCAACAATGAAATAAGTTCCATGCAAGTAAGAGGGTAAAGGTTGAACTAGTATGTGTTGAATGGAACAGTCTAATTTcatgcaagaaagaaaatagtgtaATAACCTTAGATTCCAAAAGAAGTAATAGATACAATCTCTCTGATGCTTGCCTACAACACCAAGGAATAAACACAGTGAGATACAGAATGGGACACAACTACCTTCAGACATGTAGAACAGAAAATATTCATTAGCtaccaaaatgataataatgtattACCAAACTACATGGTAGATATCATGACAGTCAGAGTGCTGGCCAGGGTGTCTCCCCAAGGATATCCTGCAGGAGGTCTTTTACTTCTGTCTCCAATATATCAGTGATTTCGTTCCTCACCAGATTCATCACACCTTCAGTTAGCGGCTCCAGCATGAATCCAAGGAGTCCCAGACCTTCAATGTCGACATCAATCCATCTGTTGAGTGACAAAGGTGACTGTGAGTAAATATGTGTGGTGCCTTTGTATATATGTAGTACTGTTGTCAATCAAATTATCCACTTTAATAACAAATACTATGGACTTCTATACTAGTGATGAAAGATGCTTGAAGATGGTGAGTTTTGATGTACCATCCAGATTTTTGcttcatcaatatatatatcaaaaacaTTCCAACAAAATCAAAGAATGAGACATAATATATCTTTGCCAAATTCCCTCTCATTTATGGATGAATTGAAATTTTCACTACACATGTTGCAGTGCCACTACAGAAACTTTTAAAAGCCTTCATGTAATCTGTCTTTATTGCCATCATCATATATCTAACTACCTACATACTGTACACATTCACAACACTAATAATggcatattttctttaattccacCCTAATCCACCCAAATACCATCTTCATTAGTTGCATTGTGATTAAACTCAGCTGACAAATTACCTACCTGCTTTAAATTTAAAGCAGGTAGGTAATTTGACAGCTGAGCTTTCATAATGACCATCATCAACAACTGTGTTCTGTACATGAATGTAGTAGATGAGTCTTTCAAGAATGCCAACAGACAAATGAAATTTTATGAAATAGGAATGATGATTTAAATCATCATTCCCATACATAAAATTTAATTTTTCTGTTGGCATCTTGAAAGACTCATCTACTACACTCATGTATGGAACACAGTTGTTGATGATGGTCATTATGAAAATTATGACTTCTAAATCTTCTTGAAAATACAAACCCAAATTCAGTAACAACAAATTGATCAATGTCCGTGGTGAGGCCAAACATGTCTTTCCGTGCCACCAAGTAAGCCTCCACGAGGTTCACAGCGGCACTTATTGTGGCTGCTGCAGTGGTGGACCCTGAAGTGACATTAGCCTTGTAGTGAAcctgcaacaaaaaaaaaaaaaaaaaaaaaagagaaaataaaacaatatgaCAAAACACCTGCAGATGAAAATTCAAGCTCAgatcaataatatatatatatatatatatatatatatatatatatatatatatatatatatatatatatatatatatatatatatatatatatatatagatagatagatagatagatagatagatagatagataaatagataaatagataaatagatagatagatagatagatagatagatagatagatagatagatagatagatagatagatagatagatagatagagcaGTCTATCTAtttaggtagacagatagataggtagatatagagaagagagagagagagagagagagagagagagagagagagagagagagagagagagagagagagagagagagagagagagagagagagagagagagagagagagaattacaatgaGTTGAGAATACACTTGCAAGATAAAATTTGGAAAAAGTGCTATATGATAACATCAATGATAAATGTATAAAATCTGTCCAAAAATTGATCAATATAAATAATTTCACTTCCGCATCCCTAAAGCTCTAGTGCTGTAGTCTTATACATCTTTTCCATGGCCTTTGCCCACTACTACCTGATGCCTCAAACCAGCACTAACATTAATGCAAACTGATGAGTAAAAGTCAGTAGATGAAGTAAGATAACAAGCAGCAGCTCAGGACTTTTCATgcatcttctcatttctttcaatgGTTATGTCTGTAGGAACCTAACAAGAAATGCAtgggtacaaaaaaaaagaagcatatattAAAACAACATAATTAACAGTAAACTAGCATTCATAAACAACTCTCAGCAACAGTGAAGCAATCCATGACTCACCTGTAGGTTCTTATCGGCAAGGTTAGCATAGAGGAACACCCAGCTAGCCACTTTGTCCAACGTGCAGGTCCCACCACGATACATCTTTGACAGACCCTCCACCTGGCCATCATACAGAACAGCCTCTCCCTGCAAAGCAAGGTGTATACATTCTACCATACAACCTCGGTGTCATGGCACACAGATTTTTAGGCACTTAATGTCTAGATCTCATGAAAATTTTTTCtaaagttaataataataaatagtacattctcttattttttgtggGAGGGGACAGGACAATACAATCACATCCCAGCTAAGGAAGTTTATTACTGATGTAGCTAAAATGAATATTAAATTGAGAAAATATATTTCTAAATTTTCAtgacttttcttctcccttatttTCAAATATAACTCAGTCCTTATCAATATTCACAAACCAAATGTCATACTGATAATGTGCATGGGACCACACACTCCATTCATGACAACAGAGAACCTTACTTTTTATGGAAGTTTTTCATCTGAgtaatcttttcttattttgttacttTAGAAGATAATTAGCCATGACCTGGACAGATATAAGCAAGATGGTTTCTTTTAGCACGTGCATTTATTCATATTACCTCCCACAAACAAATATGCAGGTCACATTTCCATACACATGATAGATGACTGGGGATATTAAAGAACACTACTACAAGCACAACACAACGTTGGCTCACTCTGTCCACTCTCATAATTTGTCAAGTTATGTAAGCAATCTTCAGTTGTGACTCTGCTGCTAATCTCAAGATATGATGTGAGTAACTTACATCATATGAAGTTGATCTAGTCTACTACATATTGACACATCTTCAATGACATCTCAGTAGCCTTAGATGCACAAGTCTTCatctaaattgaaaaaaaggtgagagagtAGCAGCTTACCTAaagcttctttccttttattttatctatttattttttcatctagtattatttatcatttatttttctattggaACAATGAACTTAAAGCTCCTCCCTAAACATGTACTCTATGGTGTCATAAACTCTAGCTTGTAGAACCATGTAATATGAAGACAGTCCACCAGTAGACTCACCGCTCCCAGGCTGAGGGTTGTCTCTGGCAGCAGTGCAGGATCCAGGTCAGCAGTGACAATGGCATTGTTCACAGAGCCCATGATGGAATCAACAAAGTCATTGGCATTGCCCAGTTCCATGGGGTGTCTAAGGAGGTCATTGGTACATAAAGGATTGAAAAGAACAGCCACATGTaagcctgatggcttcttgcagcttccctttttcttatgttcttgtgttcttaaaTTAACCTCAAAATTATCTAAATACTGTTTGTATCAGAAATTAGGTAATACCTTAATTAATTTTAATTTGTTTggtatatatattactaatggGGAGAAACACTTAATCATCAAACATATCATATGAAAGTTTgtaaaagattaaacaaaataagaaatttTAAACCCATTTCAAGAGGTGGCTGTTAACTTGGTTTTACATCCATCAATATGTGCATACTTGGGACAATGTTAAATGACTTaactgtttttatatttttatactgataaaaaaaaaaaaaaaaaacattgcaaaGCATCTAAATGTTGCATTatatttccttaaaaaatgcTATCATAATACAATTATCAAATGAAAGTTGCTGGACTGAAGCACAATATGTAAAATAACCCTGCCAGCAATGCAGACTTTTCTAACTACATATATCTAATTTGGCCTGAGTATGCAATTGTCAAAACTGACAAACACATCCTTTGTTCTATTGAAAATGTTCTGGCATGAATCAAAATGTTTATACTTGATTATTCACACTACCAGACAATGCCAAGCCCTACAGCACCCAGCAATAACAAAAAGGCATATGGTTCTAAGCTCTACCAGTTTCAGTACCAAAATTCAAATTGCAATCTCTAGGACAGAGGAGTCACATGATAAGATGCCCAAAAGGTGATCAGCAAATACTCATACAAAGTCTTATTTGAATAACTGTTAGATTAGTAATCTGCCTATCATTTATAGTCAATCTTCTTTCTAATCTCATCAGTTCAATGGATTTTGGATTTAATGGGCACTGAAAATTGTTTGGAGAATGATCAGGACAAATGGACAATTATCCTGTGCTTGCAAGTATTAGATAGGGCAAGCAAAATACTTACTGTGTTATATTACTTTACCTGATTATTTAATACTGCATATCCATATGCACATAATGCCCTGAATACTAATACCATGAATATGTATGATACATGTAGCCTATGATAGGAGTGCTTCTTTACTTGGTGGTATTGAACATGGGATATGGTTTTCCAGCAAAAAGTATTTTTCATTAATAGACCATTGCTGGTGTCTTTCATACACTAAATAGAGAGACAATAGTACACAAAATTCAACAGATTATAAATGATGAATGCAGCAGCTAATTATATAAACAGTACATAATGAGAAAAGCTGTCTGATGTAAATTGATAGTGTTTTACTACATACTTATGctattcattcttcccttcctccctttttcactCACAGTTTGTCCAGCTGATCAGGAGTAATGACATCAGAGATGGAAATGTTCTTGAGAATGAGATTGATGCCATCCTCCAGCAGGTCAGCAAGAGGTGGCTCAACAGCATTCCACACAGCTTCAAAGATGGCTGGTCCTGACCATGAGATAGAAGATGATATAGGTTAAAAGAAGACAGGGCTGAGATCTGAGATCTTGTGAATAATTTTCAAGAAATATTTCTCAGAATGGAGAAGAGTGACTAAAGAATCAAACATCTGACATGAGTAACTGTGTATAAGTGAAATTACTATTGCTACAATACTATTATAGTAATACTTttcatgctgttgttgttcttggtggtgctgctaataatgacaatgatgatcaTGATGCAACTATCAAGAATTGAGCAAAAAAGTTTAGAAGACTCACATTTGAAAGACATATCTTACTATATTTCATTCTACTTAAATTTCCTTTTCACTGAATTAACTGCTGATGTGGATCTTTATGTTATAAGTATTATATCACCTTTACAGAAAACTAATGTTTCATATAGTTACAAAACtgagtaaaaataaacaaaggcaaAATATATGATAGCATGCTCTTGTGATTTCTCCACTTTTTTGTTGAAATCACAATTCTGAGcgtctttattatcatttacaTGGGAGAAAACAATATTGCAAAGACTTTGGGTTTCTGATAAAACAATACTGTATTTTGATTTTCTGCTGCACTATTTTGTTGCACCAGCTCTCCAAAGTTCTGTAAGATtaaagatttcagtgaaacaGCCCAAAAAATTCCACAAAATTCAAATTTGCTAACTATACATCATCATTCTCTTCAAACCCTAATGAACTGGTAGAAGCTTGaatgaagcaaataaaaaattatGTTAAATAGTTAAATTCAATAGCATGATAAACACTGATGAAATCAATGTTCTCACCAAACGAATATCTTACAGTTTTCCTAATGTTCATTTACTTCTTGGAATCACTCCCAACATGCAGAATGCATTATTGTATATAGTAAGTTTCTTGtgcaaacttttcttttcagtttcagATTTCTGGAGGTGACACAGCAGTTACTTTCAACAACTACAGGCCAGTGTGCAACACAATGATGACAGACATTTCAAAACTAGGTCTGATGCCACTCTTCTAACTTCATGAGAGATACAATGTCTGTGATCCAAAGACAAGACTATCCAAGGAAAACAATATGCAAGACCTAGTGCAGCGGCAGGACAGTCAAGGTTCATGCTGTATGGATGGTCTCTAATTCAGCCATGCATTCTTAATTCCCACCAACATTCATCACCTTTCCCTCAATTTTGTCTGCAATTCCCTActgcttttctatttttgttaattCAGTTCCCCTAACCTAACAGGGAAATAATGTATACTGCCTCACAATGAAGGATTTTTTGGGCCTTGGCATATAGGAGACATTACTCAAAGTGGATGCTCTACCTAACTCAGACTGTGGCCAGGATTCAAACATGAGTGCTTGAGGATCCTTCAGCATCCAGGAGCATGTGGCACCTCTGTACCACACTGGCTCTCctactacatacatacaaacaataaatacttaGCAACTTTCCAAATTGGTCCTACTGCACACCTCTTCATCTCAATCCACAAGTGTTACTccatacacaactcaccaatcTCAGAAATGACTCCATTGATAAGGTCAGACATGTCACCACAGCCATTTATGCATTCCATATCCAACTGAAAGTCAAATAATCAAAGTTACGATAGAAAGATTGTGAAAGCATAACAGAATGCTAACAAGACAagcatacacacaaaaaatatggaagttgtatataaaaaagccCAGTGTTCTATGTGATGTATTCAAGGCTGTCTAAATTTTGTATCATCTGGCCTATCTGTAGTGTTATGTGCAAAAAAAATCTCACAGTGGCAAGGAAATTGTGGTGGTCTTGTGAGATGTTATGACACAAGAACAAATATTGAAAATACTAAGTCTTATTCATTTCACCTATAGCCTCTTCAAGGGGATAGCTGTAGCAAAAGAATCTCCCTTTGTTCCTGTGCACTTTGCTCTTGCAGCCTatagattgacagatagatagatagataacagaGCTGGGCACTTCTGTACCTTGGTCTGCACCTCCGCTCCTCCGTACCTGCAGACCACCAAATGAGGTGCAGAGGTCCGAAGTGTagaaaaattttcaaaagtgtGGAAGTAACAAGCATGGAAAAGCAATATTTTAAGTctgtacctccgcacctgagacaggTACGGAGAGGGGAAACTTTAAGTCCGTACTTCCACACCTGAGGTTttcaaggataaaaaagaaaataaataaataagtaaataaagacaacaaacaGTCCCCACTCCATAGCATTACTTTCAGCCATTTCTGGTGGTCTGTGCTACCaggcatttatatatatatatatatatatatatatatatatatatatatatatatatatatatatatatatatatatatatatatatatatatatatatatatatatatatatatatatatatatatatatatatatatatatatatatatatatatatatatatatatatatatatatatatatatatatatatatatatatatatatggagctgTGGTGTATTATTGCCTtgtactttgttttattttttgagatACAGACTAGATTTCTCAGGAACGCTTTAATAGTTTTTGGTACGGTACTAGAGGTACGGAGGTGTGGTACCagatagagggaaaaaattttAGGCATGAAAATACAGGTACGGACTATCTGCGTTTTGAGGTTTGGAGGAGTGGTACCAGAATACCTGATATCCAGTGATGCACTCAGttctgatagatagatagatagataagcataTATTGTACTAAACttaaaaaagtaaacagaaaaagaTATTGGTTTCACTTTATTGCAAAGTTTTAATTGATTATATCATTAAAATTACCAATACAACCTTTTAGATTTTGAAATTTAGAATCAAACATTCAAAAGATACCAAGAAGAATGACCTATtacaagataaaaggaaaataaacacaactgCCAAAGTGAAGGAACAAGACTAAGGAGATGATTTGTATGTGACctaggaggatggaaagaaaataaatctagATTCTTtattaaagaaagaagtaagaagggCATGCAATGAATCTATGTCAACACCAGAGTAGTACCAcactcttctaagttctgtgcTTGACCTGCACCACTATGTCCATTAACAATCCCCAATACTCATACTATTCACATCTGCCAACtaggaaatgcaaaaaaaaaaaaaaaaaaaaaaaaaaaaaaaaatatatatatatatatatatatatatatatatatatatatatatatatatatatatatatatatatatatatatatatatatatatatatatatatatatatatatatatatatatatatatatatatatatatatatatatatatatatatatatatatatatatatatatatatatatatatatatatatatatatatatatatatatatatatatatatatatatatatatatatatatatatatatatatatatataccaatgtAGGGCACTTGCTAGGCACTGATTGGATGACTACCAAGTAATTTATGTGTCCTTCATTGCTATTCTATATTCTCAGTCACAATAATATTAAGCTCTCATATTCAAGGTAattcactctcacactcacatcATTCTTTGATTAATTTCATTCATCATCAATTTGGAAAGGCAAAGGGAATTAGGTGATAAAATTCATTAAAATGTAAACAATGCTTCATATGCACATACCATTCTGTTATCAAATTTCTTgtacttatctttatttattattttttaatcgggaaatagtaaaagaaattaaatgaacagACATATATGTAGATGTCTTTCTCATAAAATGCCTTGTGAAATGAAGAGGCAAGATGACAGTTCATAAAATGCAAAGCCAGTAGTAAGAAACAATTAATAGCAAGTATACTAATAAATTGAagattaaaagataaaataagccAAAATAGACTGTAACAAATGAACAGAAGACAGGAAAGCAACATCTGAAAAGCTCCCCTACTCACCTTAAGGACCTTGAAGAATACATTAAAGTTGAGGTCCTTTATGGAAATGTGATCTGTGAAGGGATTGTAAGACACTTGGCAGCTCCAAAGAAACCTGTTTCATATGTGTCCAAACTGTGAACATCATACAAGAAAACATGTTTGAGCCAACAGGGATGGAAGAACATGAATGCCATTCCTATcacaaagttggaaaaaaaaaaaagtatcactcTCCTTTAAAACACAAATTTGGAACAGA
Above is a window of Portunus trituberculatus isolate SZX2019 chromosome 43, ASM1759143v1, whole genome shotgun sequence DNA encoding:
- the LOC123518094 gene encoding LOW QUALITY PROTEIN: uncharacterized protein LOC123518094 (The sequence of the model RefSeq protein was modified relative to this genomic sequence to represent the inferred CDS: inserted 1 base in 1 codon), yielding MKFLLALLLAGLLGTANSQVPEGCIDPPGNGEIADLVVMAIEAARPLLETGIPSLGFPPIDPLGPVPDVNFHIDVTGLRMDGTVSETQIRNLAQFFICSLNISVGLSQKFSVEFRLDNFHMDGTYNVDGLIAGLFPVFGDGNFSLDTYETGFFGAAKXSYNPFTDHISIKDLNFNVFFKVLKLDMECINGCGDMSDLINGVISEIGPAIFEAVWNAVEPPLADLLEDGINLILKNISISDVITPDQLDKLHPMELGNANDFVDSIMGSVNNAIVTADLDPALLPETTLSLGAGEAVLYDGQVEGLSKMYRGGTCTLDKVASWVFLYANLADKNLQVHYKANVTSGSTTAAATISAAVNLVEAYLVARKDMFGLTTDIDQFVVTEFGWIDVDIEGLGLLGFMLEPLTEGVMNLVRNEITDILETEVKDLLQDILGETPWPAL